TGTAATAGACTCTAGATCATTTACTCTAATAGacaattcataatttcatttgcaAATAAGCCATTAAAGATGATGACTTTGAATTGCATGATTTCAATCTTGATGATGTTGTCTTTATAGAGTAAGAGGTCACAAATGTTGATAATGCGCCCCTTCTTGAGCAAGAGCTAAATTGTAAGTGAAATACAAAATGATTggataatgaataattttagaagTACACATAATACTTTAAGTAGATAATCGACAATATAACTAGTTACTTTGTAAAACTTATTAAGTTAATGATATTTATGTGGAGTTAGTGTTagacattttaatatatcattaaatttgttatatcGGTGTTATCTTCTTCTTAAGTTTTCACaattgatgaatttttaaaacttgtttcttttttctataattGGCATGTATCCAATATTATTGAGTACTAAAagtagaataaaataaataaattagaatgagagagaaaaatactACTTATTAGtatgataatttattgaaatttagtTTGCAAAGAAATGGTGAACTCTTTGAATTTAGTTTAGAAATTTAAGCAAAGTGTTGAATTGGTAAATGGGTTAAAGTATTAGATACATTAGACAattcaacataaataattaactttttaaattatttgtcaaatagtcacaattaaattataattattgataatccaataattataagttatatCGAACATGcatacaaaatcaattattcGAGTAATCATAAAGCTTGTCAAATATACACAatgtaaaatatgtataaacGTAACATTcctattattataataaatgagatttggGAGGCGGTCATTTTCTAAAGTATGGTTACCATACGTAATTTCCCAGGCTTTAAAACTTTTTACCTgaacttaaaatattaaatcttgattattttaatctttcgtttaattaattttactataataaataatttttgtaaacaGTTATGTTGTATTTTATAACGATCGCATGAATGATTTATAAGACatcttttttaaatcatttgacatttgattaaacataatttaacaaaaatgcATATTCTTGTGCAAAATTATGAGACCTATAAAGATCTCACTATATTAATTAACTGAATTAAttccttatatttatttttttaaatcttgttcAATACAGTTGACGATCAACAACTCTAGATAGCTTCATTTCCGGCCACCTCTACCTCTCCATTAGActcattcaatattttatacgggatttcattttcttgatcAACAATCTTCCCACCTTCTTCCTCACCATTTTCACAATCCTCTTCCAACGGCTTATAAGTATAAAACCAAGCACATATTACATAGTATACAAGATTCAACACCTGAATACCACTCACAAGCCAATAGTAATATTCCAATCTTCCCCTATTCAGATTCCTATCAGGCAACCAATTGTGTTCCTCTCCTGTGTACTTGTGAACAAGTGAAACCATCAACGTTCCAATATAATTCCCAATTGATGTTGTCATCCAGAAAAGTGCTGCTGCCGTACTTCTCATGCTTTCAGGTGACTGATCGTAAAGAAATTCTAAGTGCCCGACAGACATGAAAACTTCAGCAACCCCATGGAGGCAATACTGCGGAACCAACCAAAAAACACTAATTGGGATGACGCCTTTTGGATCGTCTAACAAGTTATGTTTGGCGGCGACTTGTTTTCTTTTGATCTCTACAAATGATGAAACAAGAGTAGCTAGGATGTTAACCATGAAGCCGACGCCCATTCTTTGCAGGCAGGTGATGCCTGCAGGGTTTTTAGTGAATCTACGAGCCAATGGAACAAATATTCGTTCGTATAAAACCAGTCCTATGAGCATGGTTATAATGCTAAAGATGGATAAGCTAGCCGGTGGGAATTTGAAGGAGTGAGTTACGCGACAGTCCATTGTTCGTGCTTGTTGGATGGTGAAGCTATGTTGATGTGATGAGGCTGTGACAAGCAAAATTCCGGCAGCCCAAATCGGTAACACTCTGAGAATGGATTTTAGCTCTTCAACCCTGTGGACTGTGGCTAGCCTCCACAGGTTTGGTGGCCTTGAATTTGTTGCTTCACCATCTGTTACTATTGCAGCTCTATCAAAACACCTGAAAATTACATTAAGTTTTAGTATCAAAGCgtttaatttgattgttttaggATCAAGAGGAAACATATGATAACAACTAGTTCCTCAACTTTGATATCAATTGTTATCCGGGTAGGACTCACCCCTTAGTAATTGtacttttaagtaaaataagttGTTGAGTGACAAATACCTAATATGCATCTAATATTTTAGCAACCTAACACCTTATCACAAACGTGTAGACAACTCacacaaaaaacatataaacaacTCACGTTGTCTAGATGCATTTAGTTACATAATGCAGATACATGAATTTCCACCTTGATTTAGCAAGAAAGGATAATTTCTCAAAGTAAGAAAATGTTCAAACTATTTGATCATGATCATGTGTTTGCCATCAAACAAGGTAATTAAAGCATCAAAATAGGCAATTGGACATAATCATCACTTTACTAGCCAAATAAGTTGTGTCGTATTAATGCAAAAAAGATGTATTATTCTAGTGACATATCAATTTACACGCAAAAAAGTTGTGTCGTATTAAGAATGATATAACTTTGGATAGCTTCTTATGAGCGATAAGTAACCAAATACTTCAACTCAAAAGTCAAAGACATAGAATACTTAAACTCCAAAGTCTTCTCATCAATGGTAGGTAATCAAATACTTCAACTCAAAAGTCAAAGGCACATAATACTTCAACTCCAAAGTTAAAGGCATAGACTATGCTGTAGGGGACCCCATTCTAAAAAAAGT
The genomic region above belongs to Mangifera indica cultivar Alphonso chromosome 15, CATAS_Mindica_2.1, whole genome shotgun sequence and contains:
- the LOC123197252 gene encoding protein NRT1/ PTR FAMILY 3.1-like, which encodes MELGYNDNETYDNMSKIKQDDEKKEQDGGKKKKQLGGIKTMPFILANEICDRFASSGFHTNLITYLTQVLNLPLVRASNILTNFGGTSGFTPLIGALIADSFAGRFWTITVGSIIYCLGLLCITFSAILPSLRPPPCPTQVNCTEASTLQLWILYISLLLNSVGSGGIRPCVVTFAADQFDMKKSSVSSRKWNFFNWYYFCMGMATLTALTVVVYIQDNVGWSWGFGIPAIAMGLSVLAFVFGSPLYVKLEPGGSPLTRLAQVIVAAVKKRKALVPEDPKLLYRNRELDSAISVHGTLLHTDQFKCFDRAAIVTDGEATNSRPPNLWRLATVHRVEELKSILRVLPIWAAGILLVTASSHQHSFTIQQARTMDCRVTHSFKFPPASLSIFSIITMLIGLVLYERIFVPLARRFTKNPAGITCLQRMGVGFMVNILATLVSSFVEIKRKQVAAKHNLLDDPKGVIPISVFWLVPQYCLHGVAEVFMSVGHLEFLYDQSPESMRSTAAALFWMTTSIGNYIGTLMVSLVHKYTGEEHNWLPDRNLNRGRLEYYYWLVSGIQVLNLVYYVICAWFYTYKPLEEDCENGEEEGGKIVDQENEIPYKILNESNGEVEVAGNEAI